In a genomic window of Streptomyces sp. NBC_01142:
- a CDS encoding IS4 family transposase, with translation MPRPGQVKSSAGERLSDRIAVGVLTRAFPPELVDEVIAECGRAEQRHRLLPARVVVYFVLAMCLFSGQGYEEVGRLLTHGLERMGRWKGPWRVPTTAAIGRARLRLGPEPLRGLFTRVCRPVATENTSGSWYRRWRLVAVDGTTFDLPDTEANAAFFGRPGVSRGQEKSAYPQARVAALVECGTHAVFAAETGPLAVHETVLAQRLFSSLTPGMMLLADRGFHGFDLWRAAAATGADLLWRVKNDAVLPIRALLVDGSYLSEIVAARDKNRRADPVRVRVIEYTLGRDGSGTVYRLITTVLDPRAASATSLAALYAQRWEIESTLDEIKTHQGGPRLVLRSQHPRGVEQEIFAFLLVHHALRDLMHQAARQSDQDPDRMSFTRTLRIIRRHVTDQAAFSPLPAGPRTHSGPA, from the coding sequence GTGCCAAGGCCCGGACAGGTGAAGTCGTCAGCAGGCGAGCGGTTGTCGGATCGGATTGCGGTCGGGGTGCTGACCCGCGCGTTTCCGCCGGAGTTGGTGGACGAGGTGATCGCGGAGTGCGGTCGGGCCGAGCAGCGGCACAGGCTGCTGCCGGCTCGGGTGGTGGTCTATTTCGTGCTGGCGATGTGTCTGTTCTCCGGTCAGGGATATGAAGAGGTCGGGCGGCTCCTCACCCATGGGCTGGAGCGGATGGGGCGGTGGAAAGGGCCGTGGCGGGTGCCGACCACCGCGGCAATCGGCCGGGCCCGTCTGCGGCTGGGCCCGGAGCCGCTCAGGGGCCTGTTCACCAGGGTGTGCCGTCCGGTAGCGACCGAGAACACGAGCGGGTCCTGGTACCGCCGGTGGCGGCTGGTCGCGGTGGACGGCACCACCTTCGACCTGCCCGACACCGAGGCCAACGCCGCCTTCTTCGGGCGCCCCGGCGTCAGCCGCGGGCAGGAGAAGAGCGCCTACCCACAGGCGAGGGTGGCCGCGCTGGTCGAGTGCGGCACCCACGCGGTCTTCGCGGCTGAGACCGGGCCGCTGGCCGTCCATGAAACGGTGCTGGCCCAGCGCCTGTTCAGCTCGCTGACGCCGGGGATGATGCTGCTGGCGGACCGGGGCTTTCACGGCTTCGACCTGTGGCGGGCCGCCGCAGCGACCGGCGCCGACCTGCTGTGGCGGGTCAAGAATGATGCTGTCCTGCCCATCCGGGCCTTGCTGGTGGACGGCTCCTACCTCTCGGAGATCGTCGCCGCCAGGGACAAGAACCGCCGCGCGGACCCGGTCAGGGTCCGCGTTATCGAGTACACCCTCGGCCGCGACGGCAGCGGCACGGTCTACCGGCTGATCACCACCGTCCTGGACCCACGGGCCGCGTCGGCCACATCGCTGGCCGCGCTGTACGCCCAGCGGTGGGAGATCGAGAGCACGCTGGACGAGATCAAGACCCACCAGGGCGGGCCCCGCCTCGTCCTGCGCTCCCAGCACCCTCGCGGGGTCGAGCAGGAGATCTTCGCCTTCCTGCTGGTGCACCACGCACTGCGGGACCTGATGCACCAGGCCGCACGGCAATCGGACCAGGATCCCGACCGGATGTCCTTCACCCGCACCCTGCGCATCATCCGCCGCCACGTCACCGACCAGGCGGCGTTTTCCCCCCTCCCGGCTGGCCCGCGCACTCACAGCGGCCCTGCGTGA
- a CDS encoding ATP-binding protein: MDTMSVNVATVRSATSVAGARESTRDFLEGLVHPIAAEAADTAVLVVSELVTNALRHGGGTCTLDLTAHPDSIEVAVHDPSPQLPRMRTPDLNGGTGGFGWPMVNRLARATAVTRRPSGGKTVSALLAR, from the coding sequence ATGGACACGATGAGCGTCAACGTCGCAACCGTCCGCTCCGCGACATCCGTCGCCGGCGCACGCGAGAGCACCCGGGATTTCCTCGAAGGTCTCGTACATCCGATCGCAGCCGAGGCTGCCGACACCGCGGTCCTGGTCGTCTCGGAGCTCGTCACCAACGCCCTGCGCCACGGCGGCGGCACCTGCACCCTGGACCTGACCGCGCACCCGGACAGCATCGAGGTGGCCGTGCACGACCCCAGTCCGCAGTTGCCGCGCATGCGCACCCCCGACCTGAACGGCGGCACCGGAGGCTTCGGCTGGCCCATGGTCAACCGCCTCGCCCGCGCCACCGCGGTGACCCGTCGGCCATCCGGCGGCAAGACCGTAAGTGCCCTCCTCGCCCGATAG
- a CDS encoding MerR family transcriptional regulator → MTADDSFGRLDDDDYPAYTMGRAAEMLGTTQGFLRAIGEARLITPLRSAGGHRRYSRYQLRIAARARELVDQGTPIEAACRIVILEDQLEEAQRINAEYRRTAESAKPPVA, encoded by the coding sequence ATGACAGCAGACGACTCGTTCGGCCGTCTCGATGACGACGACTACCCCGCCTACACGATGGGCCGGGCCGCCGAGATGCTCGGCACCACCCAGGGCTTCCTCCGCGCCATCGGCGAAGCCCGCCTCATCACCCCACTGCGCTCCGCAGGCGGACACCGCCGCTACTCCCGCTACCAGCTGCGCATCGCCGCCCGCGCACGGGAACTCGTCGACCAGGGCACCCCCATCGAGGCCGCCTGCCGCATCGTCATCCTCGAAGACCAGCTCGAAGAAGCCCAGCGCATCAACGCCGAATACCGCCGCACCGCCGAATCAGCGAAACCGCCCGTGGCTTGA
- a CDS encoding hemolysin III family protein, which produces MIASDAEESGGEREAMCRDAAEVECGHVASECGEHREVGLALGPRCDDAGEKGHSVAALVEQAADLAEPIKPRLRGWLHAGMVPTALIAGIVLICLAGTPQATWACAVYAVTAWLLFATSAIYHRGTWGPLGEALLRRLDHANIFLIIAGTCTPLAVLLLPPDQRSMLLWIVWTGALAGIAFRVLWVGAPRWLYTPCYLALGWAPVRYLPDFLHTGGAAVLTLIVAGGLLYSAGAVVYALQRPDPSPRWFGFHEVFHALTVAAFTAHYIAIFLNIS; this is translated from the coding sequence ATGATTGCCAGTGACGCCGAGGAGTCCGGGGGAGAACGGGAAGCCATGTGCCGTGACGCCGCTGAGGTCGAATGTGGCCACGTCGCCTCAGAGTGTGGAGAACACCGCGAAGTCGGGCTGGCCCTCGGGCCACGATGCGACGATGCAGGAGAAAAGGGTCACTCGGTTGCCGCTCTGGTGGAGCAGGCGGCCGACCTGGCAGAACCGATCAAGCCGAGGTTGCGTGGCTGGCTCCATGCCGGAATGGTCCCCACCGCGCTGATCGCAGGCATCGTACTCATCTGCCTGGCCGGCACCCCGCAGGCGACTTGGGCCTGCGCCGTGTACGCGGTCACCGCCTGGCTGCTGTTCGCAACGAGCGCCATCTACCACCGCGGCACCTGGGGACCGCTCGGAGAGGCTCTTCTGCGACGTCTGGACCACGCCAACATTTTCCTGATCATCGCCGGCACCTGCACCCCCCTGGCTGTGCTTCTCCTGCCGCCGGACCAGAGGTCCATGCTGCTGTGGATCGTATGGACGGGCGCATTGGCCGGCATCGCGTTCCGGGTCCTGTGGGTCGGAGCTCCGCGCTGGTTGTACACCCCGTGCTACCTGGCCCTGGGGTGGGCACCGGTGCGCTACCTGCCCGACTTCCTGCATACCGGCGGAGCGGCCGTACTCACCCTGATCGTGGCCGGCGGTCTCCTCTACAGCGCGGGCGCAGTCGTCTACGCCCTCCAGCGCCCTGACCCCTCACCCCGCTGGTTCGGCTTTCACGAGGTGTTCCACGCGCTGACCGTGGCAGCCTTCACCGCGCACTACATCGCCATCTTCCTGAACATCTCCTGA